In the Pungitius pungitius chromosome 5, fPunPun2.1, whole genome shotgun sequence genome, one interval contains:
- the si:dkey-3h3.3 gene encoding E3 ubiquitin-protein ligase DTX3L, protein MEFITDISIIIDKAYFKDPGRLEEMLRSYRSEKKASYHTVRGTFEELENLSIRLLEVTGCSDAVLYRQNRLQCASPHVKPVDVSGAVMAYIQQNRAEELRRIQGSSFAIETQPHLGTVHHDPSGTVRVTFRSRRASSPPVLTGFVRQRFVTFYQRTASDLQVASIPASSQRNLKDLRGRFPHLLFEPARNEGPLTVTGPFMHVARLKDFLFQNKASSSRSEEDGLVDVESIRTQGPSSTPGEGPKEDLCPICTEPIATADKETLRCKHSFCRSCLKRAFGYKPVCPTCGRLYGTLTGTQPEGGKMKVTKTSSSLPGNEKHGTITIRYCIPSGIQKEEHPSPGQPYEGASRTAFLPDSPEGVRTLALLRRAFDQKLIFTVGRSTTSGRDNTVTWNDIHHKTSTHGGPTHYGYPDPKYLRRVQEELKAKGIE, encoded by the exons ATGGAG TTCATCACagacatcagcatcatcattgACAAGGCATATTTCAAAGACCCTGGTAGACTGGAGGAGATGCTTCGATCTTACCGGTCGGAGAAAAAAGCCTCCTACCACACAGTGAGAGGAACCTTTGAGGAGCTGGAGAATCTCTCAATCAGACTGTTGGAGGTCACGGGTTGCTCCGATGCTGTCCTGTATAGACAAAACCGCCTGCAATGCGCTTCGCCTCATGTCAAACCCGTGGACGTGTCCGGGGCTGTCATGGCTTACATTCAGCAAAATCGTGCCGAAGAACTTAGGAGAATTCAAGGAAGCAGCTTTGCGATTGAAACACAGCCCCACCTTGGAACAGTGCACCATGATCCCAGTGGTACGGTGCGAGTGACTTTCCGATCACGCCGCGCCTCCTCGCCACCTGTTCTCACCGGCTTCGTCAGGCAGCGATTTGTCACATTCTACCAGAGAACCGCGTCCGACCTGCAGGTCGCATCCATCCCAGCGAGTTCGCAGCGCAACCTCAAAGACCTGCGGGGGAGATTTCCGCACCTCCTTTTTGAACCTGCCCGCAACGAAGGGCCGCTAACCGTGACGGGGCCCTTTATGCACGTCGCTAGATTAAAAGACTTCCTCTTTCAAAATAAGGCGAGCTCGAGCAGGAGTGAGGAGGACGGTTTGGTGGACGTGGAGAGTATCCGGACACAGGGTCCGTCATCTACGCCCGGTGAAGGCCCCAAAGAGGACCTGTGTCCGATCTGCACGGAGCCGATAGCAACCGCAGACAAAGAGACTCTGCGGTGCAAGCACTCGTTCTGCAGGAGCTGCCTGAAGAGAGCCTTTGGCTACAAGCCTGTGTGCCCAACGTGCGGGAGGCTGTATGGCACTTTGACAGGAACGCAACCCGAAGGAGGCAAGATGAAGGTCACCAAAACCTCTTCTTCTTTGCCAGGAAACGAGAAGCACGGAACAATAACGATCCGTTATTGCATTCCAAGCGGAATTCAAAAG GAGGAGCACCCAAGCCCTGGTCAGCCATACGAAGGCGCGTCCCGCACGGCTTTTCTCCCAGACTCCCCGGAGGGAGTGAGGACCCTGGCGCTCTTAAGGCGGGCCTTCGACCAGAAGCTCATCTTCACCGTGGGCCGGTCCACCACCAGTGGCAGGGACAACACGGTCACGTGGAACGATATCCACCACAAGACCTCTACGCACGGAGGGCCCACTCA CTACGGATATCCAGATCCCAAGTACCTCCGTCGGGTTCAAGAGGAGCTGAAGGCCAAGGGAATCGAATGA